The stretch of DNA CAATGCCTCAACACTAAGGTCTAAAGGAGTTACATTCATTGCAAGGGATAGGGAAGCTAGGTTGCCACTGGATATTGAATTCAGCTGGCTAGGACTTCTCAGAATTCCAACGTTTTATATGGATGAAAGAATCGTGAGGGTCCTCAAAAATCTGTTGGCATACGAGCAAGGATCACGCCAAGTAAAGCCATATTTCAGTTGTGTAGCAGTGTTCTTCTCTAATATCGCAACCACTAAACGTGATGTCAAGTTTCTGAGGGAGGCAGGGATTATCCAGCACCAACTCCAAGTACTCTACGAGGCGGTTGAGTTTAGCTCCGACCAGGATTGCCTACTCAAATGTGAGGTTGAGCGAATTAATAGATATGCTGCATCTGTTCCGGGGAAGTTTATTAGTTACGTCAAGAGAATATTGTTGCCCAAATTTGTCCCTTTCGTTTTGTTGTTTGTTACTTTATTCTTATCTTTGTCACCAGCTGATACCTTAAAACCCTTTAAAATTAGAGCCTAGGATCTATGCCCTTTAATTGCctgaattttattttgtcttctattttaaaaaatgtttttaaactGTAAACTTGGTATAGATAAAAATTTGTGTGGGACCTTTTCACGAGTCTTAATCtatgagacgggtcaggtcaaTATAATTTGGGTCTTAATATTATGAGTTGGTCTTTGGTTGATtttatgacccaaattatgtcGACCCGACTCGTATCACGGATTGATACCCGTGATGAGATGGTCTCATCCAAgtgtgactatatatatatatatatatatatatatatatatatatatatgattgttcTGGTGGTGAAAAAGTTTGGTGATATACTTTCTGTAAAATGTTTGTTAAAGGTTGATCGATTAAATAAGttaactttttagtttttatttaaaagaagtTAACTTTTTAACACTACCAAATAAGCTTATATTGAAGACTTAATTTAAAtagtcaaaggaaaataactTTATCAAACAGTGCTACAGAGGGGAATTTTGGTTTCCAAAAATTAGTGAGTGATTTGTAATCTAACACAATATAAGATATGCTAAGTACAATAAATTGCGTAAAGTAAATGGATACAGAATTTTATAGTGGTTATGTAATTTCTCAATTCCAATCTTCTCATATCTTTCATGAAATAATTCACTAGTAATTTTGTTCACCCAACAAATTACAAgtgaaaatcaaatattaagtTCTTTAATGATAAAACCAACACTATTTGCTCAGGTTTTCACAATGCCCTCAAAGCTTTTTACTAGCTCTTCCTCTATCTACGACACTTGTGGAGATCAACAAGCTTTCAACACAAGGGTTTAATTTCCTCTAACTAATAAGATTTGAAAATCTAGATCTTCTTTCAGGATCTTTAAGTCTCAATAATGACAGCTGGATGTTAAATTGAAAAGAAATGACAATGCTTGAAAGTATGCTTGATCTAATTTCTTATGTATCTCCTACTTTCTTCTTGAGCATTCATCatgtttatagttgaatattaaatatgtcaattagAGGGGGAAACAAATTTGAATTACCAATttgtcaataaaataatatgtttgaTTTTGACAAATTAAATGTAGACTCTTGCCTCATTGTTGTGTGCAACTTAGCTTGTTCTAAAAATTTGACTTTTCTAGATCCCAATGTAGCTTTACATGTTTTGGTAAAAATCTTCCTGATACTTGTGCCAAAGTCCCCTTTTAGCAGTAAAGATACCTTATATCttgttagagcatccttataaatggagttttttcacggtaattgaggagtttttgtaagtgtgattaggaaagagagaaTGGGAggagatgaaaaaaaaagtaataataatatgatttttaaataaaaaaaaaaaaaaaagcaaatgtCAGGGGCGCCTGAGCACTGCACGCGCCCCGCTGGGCGCATTTGTGCGTCCCACGCACAAAATGTGCAGCCATATTTAATAACTTGTGGGGCCCACTTTCTAAAAAAACTCAAGACCTTGCAGAAGCTCCCTTcccctctctctcctccatgtgGCACTTTTCTCTGCAATAACCCACAAAAAAGCTATTGATAATGGTGCTCTTAGAATAAAGAACGTTTGTCCAACAAATCTTCTAGTGCTTATTACATCCTTATAAGTCTTACTGTTTATCAAAAAGTCTTACTGCATCTAACTCTTACTGCGGTCCCTTGTAGGCATATATGTACTACTCtcaaacattatattaattattggaAAAGTCATACTGCTTACAAAAACCCCTACTGTATGAAGATTTCTAATGCTTCAAAAGACTTACTATTATGAAGTCTAGCTGCCCCTTTGAAGGTCTTGCTATTTAGAAGCATTATTGCTGACATAATCATTCTAAATCACTACTCAATCTCATACTGTTGTTTAGACTCTTATTCTTATGTAAACTTTATTAGTTTCTTAATTACAATGTCATGCTGCCTTTAAACTCATGCTACTTGTTACAAGATGTGCTGCTACTCAACTCATACTATCCTACCTTCACATACTATGCCACCATTAAAGTCTTGATGTTGAGTAACCCATACTGCTATCCACATCTTTCTTGCTTTTACATCATATCTAAACTCGTAGTGTGTTGAAGTCTTCATATTTTTGACactttttttagaaaattttcaatgcTAATTCAATTTGGAAAATACTTagtttacaaataaaatttgggagtgttagacatgtatgccctagCACTACAAGAAAAAACATGATTTGCGGCGAAAAAATTTCGTCGCGAATCACGTTTTGCGACAGAATTTTGCATTTTCACAACGGAATTCATTCCGTAGCCTTTAGACTTGTCGTATTTCATTTTCTTGACGGAAATACTCCGTCACGAGCGGTGGTGACAGAAAATGGTGACTGAATTTTCTGTCGCAAAGTAGGCGACGAAAATCATTCCATCACGAGTCCGTCCCGGTTTTGGCAATGGAAATGTTTCTTTTTGTTGCCATCACGTGAAAACTCATATTCTGTTGCGTATTTCTGTCGCGAAATATAACGACGGAAATAGTTAGTCATGATTCCGTCGTTAACCTTTTCGTTGCAAAATTGCGACGGACTCGCGATGGAACCATCGGTCGTTGCCTTTTCCGTCGCTATTGTGGTGATAAAATTTAATTCCGTCGCAACATCCGTCACCAaaacgtgggtaccaaaatttcccaattttttttctcactttGCGCCAACAATCGCTACGGAATTGAATTATGTCACCCTTTCTGACGCAAAATCGCGACAAAACACGATTCATCGCAAAAACCGTCACGAATCGATAACGGATTACGTTCCGTCGCGATtcttgatttttcttgtagtgtataagagccaacatttattattttggaCATTGTattctaattaaataaatataataaataaatatttttatttattttatttttagcttagttaatatttgatattatttcatacaatcttcttaattcttaagagataagaatatgagtgacgaagaattTATTAATGAAGTGTTGTTGCTGCTAATGATAGCGAAGCTACTGTCGAGGACCTAGTTGTGCAACAAATTAATGTTGATGCTAAATTGGCTTAACAAATGGCCGATGAAGTTATACCTGGGGCCATGTAGGTTGGTGATCGAGGACAATACTATCTCTATAGATGAAGACATGCTGGCTGAATTTATCCGAGTTACTATACTTGGCTGACAATCTTCCTCTTTGGACTCCGAAGTGCCAAGAGAAAGGTTGACTTTATTGCTGACCAAAATAGAACCATTAGCAATCAGAAGAAGCTAGAGGAAGATAATGAGTGTgcaaggaagaaaaagaaagactaAAGCTGAAGAAGCGGAGAAGAAGATGCAAGAACATCTCGAATCGTTTCGAAGAGACACTTGGAATGAATCGGAAGAAACTCTTACCCAAATGGTGTTTGAGATGATGAAAGATAACGAACACTCCTTTGCTAATGGAATGAACACTGTTTCAGATGGTTGCATTGTGGAGTAATTGAAGGAGCTAATATTTTGGAAGCCTTTAACAACTACCACagtttcaagatttttcatatatactatcACTTGGTGGTAGAAAGTAATATTGATACTACACAAAGACAAATAAACAAGATCTTGGATATTGTAGCTGAGAAAGCGAAGAAGCAACAAGAAGAGCGTGGATTGAAGCTGCACAATcagatattattttgtaatgtttatttatttatgttttatgtccactgatgtaatttttaattttttttaatgattattgAAATGATTTCAGTGTGGTATTGCGTTgagtcattttaatgcttaaacTATTTAGAAAGTCTTTGTCAAACTCAATTATGGGTtgaatttaatgaaaattaagTCAATTGGAATTGTAACAACCTTATAATATGGGTATAGGTTTTGGTATcataaaaaatgagaaaattgttaggaacatttgtatttagattttgataatACCAAAAAGTTAGAGATTTTAGTCTCCAATTGCTTTTGTATTCTAGACTTACGAACCTTATTCAATCTTTCAAATAgtcagtccgaaagattgatcCGAGTGGTTACGTTTCGGCGGATAGTTAAACTAATCAGAATGGTAACCCGAATGGTTATGATTCAGACAACCAAGAATAAGATTCGAAGGATAAAAGATGAGAAGAGTCGAAGAGTTCAAGATTACAAGACCAAAAGGTTGCAAAGGCTGAATGGTGGAAGGGCCTACCTTTTGGAGCGGAGAATAGTATAGGAACGAATGGTAAGGACAACAATTCGAAACCAAAAAGTAGCAAAGTGTTAGGGTTCAAAACTTTAACTCGAATAGTGTCAGTTAAGCATTCAAAAAGATCTGCTCAAGACATTCTCTAAGCTAACAGTTCGGAACTTTAAAACACTAGTGCTTTATGGTAAAATTTGATCAAAGCAAAGAGAGTCCTAGGTAAACATCCCAAGGGAGATTTTCCTCAAAAAGCCTAGACAGTTGtgcaaaagaaaaagatatgTTCAACACAAATTAAGTGGTCTAACGGCTGAAAAGTCGAACATGCAAAAGCTACTTTCTGAAAATATCGCTTGTCTTTACTCACTAGATAATAGACGTTTGAATTGAATTTTCCCTCCAACTGAAGTAAGTGCTGGTCAATCTAAGAAAATTCCCTAAGTTTTCCAAGCTTACAACAAGTTCCATATTTCATGACCATTGAAGAGAGATATCTAAGCTAACAAATATTTATTCAGATTTTAGAAGCTTGTGCTGTTGCGTGaagattaatattattcaaaGTCAAGACTTCTAGTTGGAGATTGAAGAACTTTATCTTAAACCATTTGTAAATCTACTCaatagaagtagaaagaggtggAGTAAACTCATGTGGAGTTGAAAAACTTAGATACTCATGGCCGGCTTGGTGTTCAAGGCTGAGTGATATTTTGTACTAAAGAGATTAGTGCAAACCTCCTTTAAGAGttttaaggagaagagtggagtaggcttggtttggccgaaccactataaaaatctcactctccatatatttatttttattgctcgCTTACATACTTTATCACACAGaaatcataaattttaaaaagaacaaaaatacgTGCAAATCACTAAAAATGGTTAACATTTCCGCTGTGCATTCTTAGCGAATCGTTGAAGTAACCTTTCGGGTCACTTGGACAGTTGGACGAatcgttaaaattttcaaaaatctaaTAACTCTATTCACCCTCCCCTCCCTCTAGACTTATTCCCAAACCCTTATGGACCAACaatattaatgaataaatatgtaggTAGATAATGGTTAGAATGTAGTTGTAGTGATATATAGCCAAATAAATGATAGATGATTCtgtttttcatttagaaaataatttttaaaagtttacttTTAATCGAAATGTTACTTGCATGTTTGAGAATGTTGTTATTTgttacccaaaaataaaaagtttgatCTTATAATACCTTAGCTTACACATTTTTCTTGTGGCTTTAGAAAAGTAAAAATCTTAGAATTTCACAATTAATTCACAATATAAGTGACATACAGTACCATCATAAGCAATCTATTGcgtatataaattatttattaaagaCTATATTGGATTTTAGAAGTATAGAGCATGAGACAAAGTCACAATTGCATTATACTGTAGGAAATAAGGGTCTTCAATTCATAATTATTGTCAAACCTTCACCATTAGGCCTCGTATGCATTTGCAGAAGAAAATAGGCAATATAGGCATTGAAGTCTTAAGAAACATATATTTGGAAGGAACCCCCTATTGGCATCCACATCATCTGAATTACATTTCCATGTTCCATCCAAACTAGAACCATGCATGCTTGATTACTAAAAGTTCAAGTAATCAACAAGGCTATTGGCTGATGACTTGTACTTCATGCAGACAAGTTGTGCTTTCGGAGATGCACGAGGAAAACTCAACAACTTCCTTAGGGTTTTCATGGAGCTTTTGATTTTTTCAGTTTCCTGAATAACAACGTTCTCTAACGAAGGAGATTTAGAGAGTAGCATTTTCACAAAGAGTATTTCAAGTTCGGATCCACTGAATGATACGATCTTGACTGTTTTAAGCATCCTTAGATCCTTATTAATAAAGCAACGGTCTGGATCGTTCAAAAGTCTTGAAGCAGCATGTTTGTCATCCGTACTACTTGACTACAACTcaacaataaaagaaaaaaataggtGAGGGaattagaaagaaagaaagaaaaaaaaatatataccttgtaaagaattatggatttcttttaaaataaaaaagaatcatGATAACCAAATATATACTCAACCTGTTTTGCTATAATATCGAGTTCACATAGGTTGGGGAATTTTTGAAGCAATTGCATAGCAACGGTGAGCTGCTTCCCACAACCAAAACTTAAATCATGCAGCTTCATTACTTGCAGATTtattgcaattggatacatataTAAGGCTCCTGCAACATCTTTACACTTGAAATAAAATAGCAATAAAATAAATCAGCCAGAAAGACAAAACTTGCCCGCATGGGCTTAACTTACTAATTCAGTAGGCAATATTTGAGACAAGAAAGACAAAACTCCGAACATTTAATGACACATATTCTTACCAACAACAAAACTCCGGATAAGCATAGAGTCTTAATTCCTTTCAAATGTAGCCTAAAACATCTATATTCAACCACGGCAAGCTCGGCATGCTTAATACTAATAGCATAAAAGGTTTCAAGTTTTGGAGCACTAATCTCGAAACTCTCGATCCCATAACAAAATCGGAAAGCTAGTTTCTCAAGATTAGGAATACTAATAACACTAGAGCCAATTCCATAAACACTAGGCTTAAAATTAAGATTCTCGAGAGCTAATGAAGTTACACCGGCAAATATACAACCAATATTTACCGGCAAATCAATAAGGAAACCTTGGAGTTTCAGTTGCTTAATTGTCTGGCACGAGACAATACAATCTGGCAGCTTATATAAATGCTCATCAAGACCAAAAAACGATATGTTAAGTTCCTCAACACCATTTCTTGACAAGAAAGAACACCAAAGATCTAAATCAGACTGTTGTGGCATATGATCTTGTGCTTTGTTAATCTCTAGAGTAAATTTCTTAACCCGTCCAGTGCGGAGCAAGAGAACATTATGTATTATATTCACGAAACTTATGGATTTATCATCATCTTCAGATTTTCCAAGGAATTGAAAGAAGTCGGAATCAAACACAAGGCGGCCATGCCCCAACCAAACATTGTGCCAGTGCTTTGAGAGCAGAGCAGTTCTAGCAGCATCTCGAGTGGgcaaacactccaaaattctATCCTTAACATTTGCCGGCAGTTCCCTTATTGTTCTTGAATGCTGATGACATCTAGCCATGAGGGCGCTTCTACGCTACTTTTGTTGGGGTCGGTTAAAATGCTTCCATTCCAATTCAGCTTGCAAAAAAACGGATTTTGGGAAGGGAAAAGAGATTAGGGGAAAAGTAACGGGATCGGAAGACGAAGTCAGAAACCCTCAGCAGTTTTAGCGTCTACCTTTGGGCATTTGCGGATTAGATATCTATATATAGTTAAGAAatgcattaaaataaagaaaaataaatctcGTTTTAGTCCCTTAATTTTGGAAATTGAAATGTAGTATTCTAATTATAAAGTAAATTacactaatattatatatgcgCGATGTAATGCGCAAAAATATGTATCTAATATTAATACTTAATTAGTAAATTATCCTTGCGATgtacaaatatattttttttattatatatttagattgtaaaattaaagataattataaataattctaatatttgaaagtgtaaatttattttttaataatattagtgcaaaaatatcaccaattaattaattgaataatatattacttGGTTGTTTGCAATTATcttagaaaaatatatatttaaatatgatttatgcaattatattattattaaaataaatatgagaaaaaaaaagaaaaaaaatttaaaaaggcaTTAAGCtgtgaaaaaaattgaaattaaatcaCCTGATTTAGAACTATTTTGCTTCCATATATGatttaagtaatttttattgtataataaatttgtttcaaaggaaaaaaattaggGAGTAGTATGGAATTAA from Ipomoea triloba cultivar NCNSP0323 chromosome 7, ASM357664v1 encodes:
- the LOC116024057 gene encoding F-box/FBD/LRR-repeat protein At1g13570-like, which encodes MARCHQHSRTIRELPANVKDRILECLPTRDAARTALLSKHWHNVWLGHGRLVFDSDFFQFLGKSEDDDKSISFVNIIHNVLLLRTGRVKKFTLEINKAQDHMPQQSDLDLWCSFLSRNGVEELNISFFGLDEHLYKLPDCIVSCQTIKQLKLQGFLIDLPVNIGCIFAGVTSLALENLNFKPSVYGIGSSVISIPNLEKLAFRFCYGIESFEISAPKLETFYAISIKHAELAVVEYRCFRLHLKGIKTLCLSGVLLLCKDVAGALYMYPIAINLQVMKLHDLSFGCGKQLTVAMQLLQKFPNLCELDIIAKQSSSTDDKHAASRLLNDPDRCFINKDLRMLKTVKIVSFSGSELEILFVKMLLSKSPSLENVVIQETEKIKSSMKTLRKLLSFPRASPKAQLVCMKYKSSANSLVDYLNF